In one window of Balaenoptera musculus isolate JJ_BM4_2016_0621 chromosome 10, mBalMus1.pri.v3, whole genome shotgun sequence DNA:
- the PPARA gene encoding peroxisome proliferator-activated receptor alpha isoform X1 has protein sequence MVDTESPIGPLSPLEADDLESPLSEEFLQEMGTIQEISQSIGEDSSGSFSFTEYQYLGSGPGSDGSVITDTLSPASSPSSVSYPVVPGSTEESSSVALNIECRICGDKASGYHYGVHACEGCKGFFRRTIRLKLAYDTCDRSCKIQKKNRNKCQYCRFHKCLSVGMSHNAIRFGRMPRSEKAKLKAEILTCEHDLENSETADLKSLAKRIYEAYLKNFNMNKVKARVILAGKASNNPPFVIHDMETLCMAEKTLVAKLVANGIQNKEAEVRIFHCCQCTSVETVTELTEFAKSIPGFANLDLNDQVTLLKYGVYEAIFAMLSSVMNKDGMLVAYGNGFITREFLKSLRKPFCDIMEPKFDFAMKFNALELDDSDISLFVAAIICCGDRPGLLNVGHIEKMQEGIVHVLKLHLQSNHPDDVFLFPKLLQKMADLRQLVTEHAQLVQVIKKTESDAALHPLLQEIYRDMY, from the exons ATGGTGGACACAGAGAGCCCGATtggtcccctctccccactcgAGGCTGATGATCTGGAAAGTCCACTCTCTGAAGAATTCCTGCAAGAAATGGGAACCATTCAAGAGATTTCTCAGTCCATTGGTGAGGACAGTTCTGGAAGCTTTAGTTTTACAGAATACCAGTATTTAGGAAGTGGTCCAGGTTCAGATGGCTCCGTTATTACAG ACACCCTCTCACCAGCCTCGAGTCCCTCGTCTGTCTCTTACCCTGTGGTTCCTGGCAGCACCGAGGAATCGTCCAGCGTAGCACTGAACATCGAGTGTAGAATCTGTGGGGACAAAGCCTCAGGCTACCATTACGGAGTTCACGCATGTGAAGGCTGCAAG GGTTTCTTTCGGAGAACTATTCGGCTAAAGCTGGCATATGACACATGTGACCGTAGTTGCAAGATTCAGAAAAAGAATCGGAATAAGTGCCAGTATTGTCGTTTTCACAAGTGCCTTTCAGTTGGGATGTCCCATAATG CAATTCGTTTCGGACGAATGCCAAGATCTGAAAAAGCAAAATTGAAAGCAGAAATCCTTACATGTGAACACGACCTAGAAAATTCCGAAACCGCAGATCTCAAATCTCTCGCCAAGAGGATTTACGAGGCCTACTTGAAGAACTTCAACATGAACAAGGTCAAGGCCCGGGTCATCCTCGCAGGAAAGGCCAGCAACAATCCG cctTTTGTCATACACGACATGGAGACGTTGTGTATGGCCGAGAAGACTCTCGTGGCCAAGCTGGTGGCCAACGGCATCCAGAACAAGGAGGCAGAGGTCCGCATCTTCCACTGTTGCCAGTGTACGTCTGTGGAGACGGTCACGGAGCTCACAGAATTCGCCAAGTCCATCCCGGGGTTCGCAAACTTGGACTTGAACGACCAAGTCACTTTGCTGAAATATGGAGTTTACGAGGCCATATTTGCAATGCTGTCTTCTGTGATGAATAAAGACGGGATGCTGGTAGCATATGGAAATGGTTTTATAACTCGTGAATTCCTAAAAAGCCTAAGAAAACCATTTTGTGATATCATGGAGCCCAAGTTCGATTTTGCAATGAAGTTTAATGCACTGGAGCTGGATGACAGTGATATTTCCCTTTTTGTGGCTGCTATAATTTGCTGTGGAG ATCGGCCCGGCCTTCTAAATGTGGGACACATTGAAAAAATGCAGGAGGGTATCGTGCACGTGCTCAAACTTCACTTACAGAGCAACCATCCCGACGACGTCTTTCTCTTCCCAAAACTCCTGCAAAAGATGGCAGATCTGCGGCAGCTGGTCACGGAGCATGCGCAACTGGTGCAGGTGATCAAGAAGACAGAGTCCGACGCCGCCCTGCACCCGCTGCTGCAGGAAATTTACAGGGATATGTACTGA
- the PPARA gene encoding peroxisome proliferator-activated receptor alpha isoform X2, whose amino-acid sequence MVDTESPIGPLSPLEADDLESPLSEEFLQEMGTIQEISQSIDTLSPASSPSSVSYPVVPGSTEESSSVALNIECRICGDKASGYHYGVHACEGCKGFFRRTIRLKLAYDTCDRSCKIQKKNRNKCQYCRFHKCLSVGMSHNAIRFGRMPRSEKAKLKAEILTCEHDLENSETADLKSLAKRIYEAYLKNFNMNKVKARVILAGKASNNPPFVIHDMETLCMAEKTLVAKLVANGIQNKEAEVRIFHCCQCTSVETVTELTEFAKSIPGFANLDLNDQVTLLKYGVYEAIFAMLSSVMNKDGMLVAYGNGFITREFLKSLRKPFCDIMEPKFDFAMKFNALELDDSDISLFVAAIICCGDRPGLLNVGHIEKMQEGIVHVLKLHLQSNHPDDVFLFPKLLQKMADLRQLVTEHAQLVQVIKKTESDAALHPLLQEIYRDMY is encoded by the exons ATGGTGGACACAGAGAGCCCGATtggtcccctctccccactcgAGGCTGATGATCTGGAAAGTCCACTCTCTGAAGAATTCCTGCAAGAAATGGGAACCATTCAAGAGATTTCTCAGTCCATTG ACACCCTCTCACCAGCCTCGAGTCCCTCGTCTGTCTCTTACCCTGTGGTTCCTGGCAGCACCGAGGAATCGTCCAGCGTAGCACTGAACATCGAGTGTAGAATCTGTGGGGACAAAGCCTCAGGCTACCATTACGGAGTTCACGCATGTGAAGGCTGCAAG GGTTTCTTTCGGAGAACTATTCGGCTAAAGCTGGCATATGACACATGTGACCGTAGTTGCAAGATTCAGAAAAAGAATCGGAATAAGTGCCAGTATTGTCGTTTTCACAAGTGCCTTTCAGTTGGGATGTCCCATAATG CAATTCGTTTCGGACGAATGCCAAGATCTGAAAAAGCAAAATTGAAAGCAGAAATCCTTACATGTGAACACGACCTAGAAAATTCCGAAACCGCAGATCTCAAATCTCTCGCCAAGAGGATTTACGAGGCCTACTTGAAGAACTTCAACATGAACAAGGTCAAGGCCCGGGTCATCCTCGCAGGAAAGGCCAGCAACAATCCG cctTTTGTCATACACGACATGGAGACGTTGTGTATGGCCGAGAAGACTCTCGTGGCCAAGCTGGTGGCCAACGGCATCCAGAACAAGGAGGCAGAGGTCCGCATCTTCCACTGTTGCCAGTGTACGTCTGTGGAGACGGTCACGGAGCTCACAGAATTCGCCAAGTCCATCCCGGGGTTCGCAAACTTGGACTTGAACGACCAAGTCACTTTGCTGAAATATGGAGTTTACGAGGCCATATTTGCAATGCTGTCTTCTGTGATGAATAAAGACGGGATGCTGGTAGCATATGGAAATGGTTTTATAACTCGTGAATTCCTAAAAAGCCTAAGAAAACCATTTTGTGATATCATGGAGCCCAAGTTCGATTTTGCAATGAAGTTTAATGCACTGGAGCTGGATGACAGTGATATTTCCCTTTTTGTGGCTGCTATAATTTGCTGTGGAG ATCGGCCCGGCCTTCTAAATGTGGGACACATTGAAAAAATGCAGGAGGGTATCGTGCACGTGCTCAAACTTCACTTACAGAGCAACCATCCCGACGACGTCTTTCTCTTCCCAAAACTCCTGCAAAAGATGGCAGATCTGCGGCAGCTGGTCACGGAGCATGCGCAACTGGTGCAGGTGATCAAGAAGACAGAGTCCGACGCCGCCCTGCACCCGCTGCTGCAGGAAATTTACAGGGATATGTACTGA